A genomic stretch from Deinococcus roseus includes:
- a CDS encoding ATP-dependent helicase has translation MHSLTDEQTLIVNHNHGAALVFAVAGAGKTTSLIHRIRRLVDDGIFRPRRILATSFSRESVKDILKKLESFPQCAEVRVSTLHSVGYGILRKAMEMKVIPELQLPETETDSFQLQIAREAVKEARTLQVAVPEHFEVHDFLDFVGKCKANLQYADLEHARLPLEARTVATQAEAPAGVPYYLELYQLFEKLRSSRNVITFDDMIVLAWEHSLRHPKLLAHVEGMYDAILVDEFQDLNLAQSELLHLMVRKHHNVMALGDDDQTIYGWRGSSPFFIRNFQARYDAVKYFITKNFRSFASHLALANYVIEQNEDREKKTLNLTRGFEGNTAVVGVGSFADSARRIADEVEENVKKGLKLRDHAVLVRIYALTPFIETEFIERRIPYRILGSTPFYKRDEIRALLRYLRVALLEHALQKGERLSHKQKEELSVSFNTCVMVPRKFIPARYVSTLMQQVLEDGKGLMNRLLVHSGEAQHERFSKGLLQLHGVLGMLLDCIEGDVPAEQALAELMQDIHYQHHLETSTANPDLAEARFLGAQSLARYAQGKGTLAEFIAHIDHISFQEANDEQEKSRDRVLMTTPYRAKGLQWPVVFVPGANDGTMPMRGSFGDKMKMEEERRVFYVAITRAQQDLHVHYLEGATAPGVSRFLTGYPPGQLPPPGHRTFAEVLQETEQVRQALTRTGALKPAEAFALLEHVKRNHFGRFITDHAQDQPALGLNHMLKLSQEVLGAAEALRDFGFFASGHLEPWEYFGQEPSEVSFSAQVLQDFRETVQPGPTLDRAKPTFSQHLPAALTPRVGHQVEHPKLGGGTIQEVGGQGDRLEVLVQFDRSEVGMKRMRWMFANLKVLA, from the coding sequence GTGCACAGTCTCACCGATGAGCAAACTTTGATCGTCAACCACAACCATGGGGCGGCCCTGGTGTTTGCGGTTGCAGGTGCAGGCAAAACCACCAGTTTGATTCACCGCATCCGCCGACTGGTGGATGATGGAATCTTCAGGCCCAGACGCATCCTGGCCACCAGTTTCAGCCGGGAGAGTGTGAAAGACATCCTGAAGAAACTTGAATCCTTTCCGCAGTGTGCAGAGGTGCGGGTCTCCACCTTGCACAGTGTCGGTTACGGGATTTTGCGCAAAGCCATGGAAATGAAGGTGATTCCAGAACTGCAACTGCCAGAAACCGAGACGGACTCCTTTCAGCTGCAAATTGCCCGGGAGGCCGTCAAGGAAGCCCGGACACTGCAGGTGGCGGTACCGGAGCATTTTGAGGTGCATGACTTTCTGGATTTTGTGGGGAAATGCAAGGCCAATTTGCAGTATGCAGACCTGGAACATGCCCGACTTCCTCTGGAGGCCCGAACGGTTGCCACCCAGGCGGAAGCGCCTGCAGGCGTGCCTTACTATCTGGAGCTGTACCAGCTTTTTGAGAAGTTGCGCAGCAGCAGGAATGTGATCACCTTCGATGACATGATTGTGCTGGCCTGGGAGCACAGTTTGCGGCATCCAAAGCTGCTTGCTCACGTGGAAGGCATGTATGACGCCATTCTGGTGGACGAATTTCAGGATTTGAACCTGGCGCAGTCCGAATTGCTGCATCTGATGGTCCGCAAGCACCACAATGTGATGGCCCTGGGGGACGATGACCAGACCATTTACGGGTGGCGGGGATCGAGTCCTTTTTTCATTCGCAATTTTCAGGCCCGTTATGACGCAGTGAAGTATTTCATCACCAAGAATTTCAGGTCGTTTGCCTCGCACCTGGCACTCGCCAATTACGTGATCGAACAGAACGAGGACCGGGAGAAGAAAACCCTGAATTTGACCCGGGGTTTTGAAGGCAATACTGCTGTGGTGGGGGTGGGATCTTTTGCAGACAGTGCCAGACGCATTGCAGATGAGGTGGAAGAGAACGTCAAAAAGGGATTGAAACTTCGGGACCATGCGGTGCTGGTGCGCATTTATGCCCTGACCCCGTTCATTGAGACGGAATTCATTGAGAGGCGCATCCCGTACCGCATTCTGGGCAGCACCCCTTTCTACAAACGGGATGAAATCCGTGCACTGTTGCGTTACTTGAGGGTGGCCCTGCTGGAACACGCTTTGCAGAAAGGAGAACGGCTTTCGCACAAACAGAAAGAAGAACTCTCGGTGAGTTTCAACACCTGTGTGATGGTGCCCAGGAAGTTCATCCCGGCCCGCTACGTGTCCACGCTGATGCAACAGGTGCTGGAGGACGGCAAGGGCCTGATGAACCGTTTGCTGGTGCACAGCGGAGAGGCGCAGCACGAGCGTTTCAGCAAGGGATTGTTGCAACTGCATGGGGTGCTGGGGATGCTTCTGGACTGCATCGAGGGGGATGTGCCAGCAGAGCAGGCCCTGGCGGAATTGATGCAGGACATCCATTACCAGCACCACCTTGAGACCAGCACAGCCAACCCGGACCTGGCGGAAGCGCGTTTCCTGGGTGCGCAGAGCCTGGCGAGGTATGCGCAGGGCAAAGGCACGCTTGCGGAGTTCATTGCGCACATCGACCACATCAGTTTCCAGGAAGCCAACGATGAGCAGGAGAAAAGCCGGGACAGGGTGCTGATGACCACCCCGTACCGCGCCAAGGGGTTGCAGTGGCCGGTGGTGTTCGTGCCTGGAGCAAATGACGGCACCATGCCCATGCGGGGCAGTTTTGGGGACAAAATGAAAATGGAAGAGGAGCGCCGGGTGTTTTATGTGGCGATCACCCGTGCCCAGCAGGATTTGCATGTGCATTACCTGGAGGGCGCAACTGCTCCAGGGGTCAGCCGTTTCCTGACCGGTTATCCTCCCGGACAGCTGCCCCCTCCTGGACACCGCACCTTTGCAGAGGTGCTGCAGGAAACCGAGCAGGTGCGGCAGGCCCTCACCCGCACCGGGGCATTGAAGCCAGCAGAGGCTTTCGCTTTGCTGGAACATGTGAAGCGCAACCATTTTGGGCGTTTCATCACCGACCATGCCCAGGACCAGCCCGCGCTGGGATTGAACCACATGCTGAAACTCAGCCAGGAGGTGCTGGGTGCAGCCGAGGCCCTGCGGGATTTTGGTTTTTTTGCTTCAGGGCATCTGGAACCCTGGGAATATTTCGGGCAGGAGCCCTCAGAGGTGTCGTTCAGTGCCCAGGTCCTGCAAGATTTCAGGGAGACGGTGCAGCCAGGGCCGACATTGGACCGTGCCAAACCCACCTTCAGCCAGCATTTGCCTGCTGCGCTCACTCCCAGGGTGGGCCATCAGGTGGAACACCCGAAGCTGGGTGGGGGCACCATCCAGGAGGTGGGGGGGCAAGGGGACCGACTGGAGGTGCTGGTGCAATTTGACCGCAGTGAGGTGGGAATGAAGCGCATGCGCTGGATGTTCGCCAATTTGAAAGTGCTGGCCTGA
- a CDS encoding ABC transporter permease: MTSRWKKLLGDVQQMQGRLLLMVLALTLGLIGMGTILTAYTILTREIRINYLSTRPASAQLELDQVDAALVQQVAKQPGIRFAEASSTLNARIQATDGRWFPLRLFVVPDFQKLTLNHFAHETGASTPPTQTLLLERTSLTFLNAKLQDAFQVDAPHGGLHTLKVSGTVHDPGLAPAWQEQTVYGYITPQTLQTLGEDPALHLLKVEVAQQPENVQEIEKTMAGLSRWLQQQGRFVEQVQIPPPFKHPHQGQMNAVLVMFLLFSALTFLLSGILTATLISGLLAQQIRQIGIMKAIGGRTAQIAGLYLTLVATMGLLAVLVGVPLGNLAGQQFSGLIAELLNFNLTSHEVPLWALLIQIGAGLVLPVLLALGPILQTTRTTVLQALNNVGVEVRVPRTNWLDRWLGQLPGVDRTLTLSLRNAFRKRGRLGMTLTLLASAGALFLTSLNVRAAWEKNLQDAKADRHYQLEVRLEDFQPASLLQDLGKLPGVQTAEIWNSLPAAVGRKDGLSVVRTYPDGGHGSLGLRSLPAESTFVSWKVMQGRTLQKTDLGGVVLNHTAKAFFPQVNIGETLLLTVEGQPVKLKLLGVVREPITPSAAYVLPATFDRVLHTGGQFNTLRFQVQDGQLPAVMHSLEQEFITRKLPVKLALSEEMLEAAVNGHVYILIVALLVLSMVVAAVGLLGLASSMGTSVTERTREFGVMRSVGGTSRTILRSVTLEGVLVALLSVVGAVLLSLPLSYGVGTLIGTLSFRLPLPLVLSFTALLVWTLLVTGFAYLASLYPAWQASRLTVRETLSYL; the protein is encoded by the coding sequence ATGACCTCCAGATGGAAGAAACTGCTGGGAGATGTGCAGCAGATGCAGGGAAGACTGCTGCTGATGGTGCTGGCCCTCACGCTGGGTCTGATCGGGATGGGCACCATCCTGACCGCCTACACCATCCTGACGCGGGAAATCCGAATCAATTACCTCTCCACCCGACCCGCCTCGGCGCAACTGGAGCTGGACCAGGTGGATGCAGCACTGGTGCAGCAGGTTGCAAAACAACCCGGCATTCGATTTGCAGAAGCCAGCAGCACCCTGAACGCCCGCATCCAGGCCACAGATGGCCGCTGGTTTCCACTCAGGCTGTTTGTGGTGCCGGATTTCCAGAAACTCACCCTCAACCACTTTGCCCACGAAACAGGCGCTTCAACGCCTCCCACCCAGACCCTGTTGCTGGAAAGAACCTCCCTGACCTTCCTGAATGCAAAGCTGCAAGACGCTTTTCAGGTCGATGCCCCCCATGGAGGACTGCACACCCTGAAGGTTTCTGGCACGGTGCATGATCCCGGTCTGGCCCCGGCCTGGCAGGAACAGACGGTTTACGGGTACATCACCCCCCAGACCCTGCAAACCCTGGGAGAAGATCCGGCGCTGCACCTCCTGAAAGTGGAGGTTGCGCAGCAGCCAGAAAACGTGCAGGAGATTGAAAAAACCATGGCTGGACTGTCCCGCTGGTTGCAACAGCAGGGCCGCTTTGTGGAACAGGTGCAAATTCCCCCACCCTTCAAGCATCCCCACCAGGGCCAGATGAATGCCGTGCTGGTGATGTTTCTGCTGTTCAGTGCCCTGACCTTCCTGCTCTCAGGGATCCTGACCGCCACATTGATTTCGGGTTTGCTGGCCCAGCAGATCCGTCAGATTGGCATCATGAAAGCCATCGGAGGCCGCACAGCACAGATCGCCGGGCTGTACCTCACCCTGGTGGCAACAATGGGACTGCTGGCCGTGCTGGTCGGGGTTCCCCTTGGAAATCTGGCAGGGCAACAGTTTTCTGGCCTGATTGCAGAACTGCTGAATTTCAACCTGACCTCGCATGAGGTGCCCCTGTGGGCCTTGCTGATCCAGATTGGCGCCGGGCTGGTTTTGCCTGTGCTGCTGGCCCTGGGACCCATCCTGCAAACCACCCGCACCACCGTGCTGCAGGCCCTGAACAATGTGGGGGTGGAGGTGCGTGTCCCGCGCACAAATTGGCTGGACCGCTGGCTGGGTCAATTGCCCGGTGTGGACCGGACCCTCACCCTCTCGCTGCGCAATGCTTTTCGCAAACGGGGAAGGCTTGGGATGACCCTGACTTTGCTGGCCAGTGCAGGTGCGCTGTTCCTGACCAGCCTGAACGTGCGGGCCGCCTGGGAAAAGAACCTGCAGGACGCCAAAGCAGACCGGCATTATCAATTGGAAGTGCGTCTGGAAGACTTTCAACCTGCATCCCTTTTGCAGGACCTCGGGAAATTGCCTGGAGTGCAGACCGCAGAAATCTGGAATTCTTTGCCTGCTGCAGTGGGCCGCAAAGATGGCCTGAGTGTGGTGCGCACCTATCCAGACGGAGGGCACGGCAGCCTGGGTTTGCGCTCCCTCCCTGCAGAGAGCACTTTCGTGTCCTGGAAAGTGATGCAGGGACGCACCCTGCAAAAAACCGACCTGGGAGGCGTGGTCCTCAACCATACCGCAAAAGCCTTCTTCCCACAGGTGAACATTGGAGAAACCCTGCTGCTCACCGTGGAAGGACAGCCTGTGAAACTCAAACTGCTGGGTGTGGTGCGTGAACCCATCACGCCGTCTGCGGCCTACGTGCTGCCTGCCACCTTTGACCGGGTGCTGCACACGGGTGGTCAATTCAACACCCTGAGGTTCCAGGTGCAAGACGGCCAGCTTCCTGCGGTGATGCACAGCCTGGAACAGGAGTTTATAACCCGAAAACTCCCCGTGAAACTGGCCCTCTCCGAAGAAATGCTGGAGGCCGCCGTGAACGGACACGTCTACATCCTGATCGTGGCCCTGCTGGTGCTCTCCATGGTGGTGGCCGCAGTGGGACTGCTGGGACTGGCCTCCAGCATGGGCACCAGTGTCACTGAACGCACCCGCGAATTCGGGGTGATGCGTTCTGTGGGCGGCACCTCCCGCACCATCCTGCGCAGCGTGACCCTGGAAGGGGTGCTGGTGGCCCTGCTCAGCGTGGTGGGCGCAGTGCTGCTGTCCCTGCCCCTGTCTTACGGGGTTGGAACCCTCATTGGAACGCTTTCTTTCAGGCTGCCCCTGCCCCTGGTGCTGTCTTTTACGGCACTGCTGGTCTGGACGCTGCTGGTCACGGGGTTTGCCTACCTTGCCAGCCTCTACCCCGCATGGCAGGCCAGTCGCCTGACCGTTCGGGAAACCCTCTCGTACCTTTAA
- a CDS encoding ABC transporter ATP-binding protein, with the protein MQTQPQVAAAARTVPRPLIELKGIGRTFQTPAGAFHALKDIHLTVRQGEFIAVVGPSGSGKSTLINVLTGIDSPSQGEIHVNGEAIHRLNQEQLSVWRGKNVGVVFQFFQLLPTLTVIENVMLPMDFCNTFPLKERREQAENLLSKLGILEQADKLPADLSGGQQQRAAIARALANNPPILVADEPTGNLDSRTSEEVMQLFSLLVKEGRTVIMVTHEREFRQHFTRVLSMQDGRLS; encoded by the coding sequence ATGCAAACCCAGCCCCAGGTGGCCGCTGCTGCCCGCACCGTGCCCCGACCCCTCATCGAACTGAAAGGCATTGGCCGCACTTTTCAGACCCCTGCAGGGGCTTTTCATGCCCTGAAAGACATCCACCTGACCGTAAGGCAGGGAGAATTCATTGCTGTGGTGGGTCCGTCTGGCAGCGGAAAAAGCACCCTGATCAACGTGCTGACCGGCATTGATTCCCCCAGCCAGGGTGAAATCCATGTGAACGGAGAAGCCATCCACAGGCTCAACCAGGAGCAGCTTTCCGTGTGGCGTGGGAAAAATGTGGGGGTGGTGTTCCAGTTCTTCCAGCTGCTGCCCACTTTAACGGTCATTGAGAATGTGATGCTGCCCATGGATTTCTGCAACACCTTCCCCCTCAAAGAACGCCGCGAACAGGCAGAAAACCTGCTGTCCAAACTGGGCATCCTGGAACAGGCCGACAAACTCCCTGCAGACCTCTCTGGCGGTCAGCAACAACGGGCGGCCATTGCCCGTGCGCTCGCCAACAACCCGCCCATTCTGGTCGCAGATGAACCCACCGGAAACCTGGATTCCCGCACCTCCGAGGAGGTCATGCAGCTGTTTTCCCTGCTGGTGAAAGAAGGCCGCACCGTGATCATGGTGACGCACGAACGGGAATTCCGACAGCACTTCACCCGCGTTCTGAGCATGCAGGACGGGCGGCTCTCATGA
- a CDS encoding helix-turn-helix domain-containing protein, protein MTSEPAAFSQNNHPEFQHLQNLMLERELLYRLIKGPQGHRLVQMAQQGSQGHAIARTVQWLKANFQEAMRTSDLAEQVGMGVSTFHRHFLEITGMTPVQYQKRLRLNEARRLMLAEHLDAASAAFQVGDESPSHFSREYRRAFGAPPASSIQQLRASAS, encoded by the coding sequence ATGACTTCAGAACCTGCTGCCTTCTCCCAGAACAACCACCCAGAGTTTCAGCATCTGCAAAACCTCATGCTGGAAAGAGAACTCCTGTACCGCCTGATCAAAGGCCCACAGGGACACCGCCTGGTACAGATGGCCCAGCAGGGCAGCCAGGGACACGCCATTGCCAGAACCGTGCAGTGGCTGAAAGCGAACTTCCAGGAAGCCATGCGCACTTCAGATCTGGCAGAGCAGGTGGGGATGGGGGTGTCCACCTTCCACCGGCATTTTCTGGAAATCACCGGCATGACCCCGGTGCAATACCAGAAACGCCTGCGCCTGAATGAAGCCAGACGCCTGATGCTGGCAGAACACCTGGACGCAGCCAGCGCAGCTTTTCAGGTCGGGGATGAAAGCCCGTCCCACTTCAGCCGGGAGTACCGCCGGGCCTTCGGTGCTCCGCCTGCCAGCAGCATTCAGCAGCTCAGGGCCAGTGCTTCCTGA
- a CDS encoding superoxide dismutase family protein: MKRLMFSVLPLMVGLALGQAVPASIPLTATATLMMPDGEAAGTATFTQAGNGVQVTVQVSGLAAGNHGMHVHEYGRCTPGVDAATNTIVPFGGAGGHFDPGMTGNHDSPQTDNMHGHGGDLPMLVVGADGTGRATFTTDKISLTGENGILKRSLVVHAMPDDYMSDPSGKSGARERCGVIERDSFETRNYPLPGPQDFPEGVAYDAVKDVLYTGSAANGTIYQIDAKTGNVIKFSDGGAQGRNSALGMKVDASGRLWVAGGASGSISILNGDGTPFKTLMTPRTPLPFINDLVLLPDGSAIVTDSSRPTLFQVTPELRVRKWLDLRDTPIEYQPGTNLNGIVALPDGSALLTIQSNTGILWHIDVASQQVTRVMDGLNNGDGLVLTGQTLYVVRNKDGVVSKVMLAADFKSGTLQINEPLRGLRFPATAVLVGDDLVVTQAQLDKRQKGAPETPFQLTRVKRF, translated from the coding sequence GTGAAACGCCTGATGTTTTCCGTTCTGCCCCTGATGGTGGGTCTGGCGCTGGGACAGGCTGTTCCGGCCAGCATCCCCCTGACCGCCACTGCAACTTTGATGATGCCTGATGGAGAGGCTGCAGGCACAGCCACTTTCACCCAGGCTGGAAATGGCGTGCAGGTGACGGTGCAGGTTTCGGGCCTTGCGGCGGGCAACCACGGCATGCACGTGCATGAATATGGCCGCTGCACGCCAGGTGTGGACGCAGCCACCAACACCATCGTGCCTTTTGGCGGGGCAGGAGGGCACTTCGATCCGGGCATGACCGGCAACCACGACTCCCCCCAGACCGACAACATGCACGGACACGGAGGTGACCTCCCCATGCTGGTTGTGGGTGCAGATGGAACGGGCCGTGCCACCTTCACCACCGACAAAATCAGCCTGACCGGGGAAAATGGCATCCTCAAACGCTCTCTGGTGGTGCATGCCATGCCAGACGATTACATGTCTGATCCTTCTGGCAAGTCTGGTGCCAGAGAACGCTGCGGTGTGATCGAGCGGGACAGCTTTGAAACGCGCAATTACCCCCTCCCTGGCCCACAGGATTTCCCAGAAGGGGTGGCCTACGATGCCGTCAAAGATGTGCTGTACACCGGGAGTGCAGCCAACGGCACCATCTACCAGATTGATGCCAAAACCGGGAATGTCATCAAGTTCAGTGATGGCGGAGCACAGGGCCGCAACAGCGCACTGGGCATGAAAGTGGACGCTTCAGGTCGGCTGTGGGTGGCCGGAGGTGCATCTGGCAGCATCAGCATCCTCAATGGAGACGGAACCCCCTTCAAAACCCTGATGACCCCCAGAACCCCCTTGCCTTTCATCAACGATCTGGTGCTGCTTCCAGACGGATCGGCCATTGTGACGGATTCTTCCCGTCCAACCCTGTTTCAGGTGACACCTGAACTGCGGGTGCGCAAATGGCTGGACCTGAGAGACACCCCGATTGAGTACCAGCCCGGAACCAACCTGAACGGCATTGTGGCTTTGCCAGATGGCAGTGCACTGCTGACCATCCAGAGCAACACCGGAATTCTGTGGCACATCGATGTGGCAAGCCAGCAGGTCACCCGCGTGATGGACGGCCTGAACAACGGAGACGGCCTGGTGCTCACGGGCCAGACCCTCTATGTGGTGCGCAACAAAGATGGTGTGGTCAGCAAAGTCATGCTGGCTGCAGATTTCAAATCGGGCACCCTGCAGATCAACGAACCCCTCAGGGGTCTGCGTTTCCCTGCCACTGCGGTGCTGGTTGGGGATGATCTGGTGGTGACCCAGGCGCAACTGGACAAACGCCAGAAAGGGGCACCGGAAACCCCCTTCCAGCTCACGCGGGTCAAACGCTTCTGA
- a CDS encoding PQQ-dependent sugar dehydrogenase — translation MHKTLTTLAVLLSAAFAQQQDPPTPRPIPPGEPPATVTATRNEPTPLEFTSDQLKKVQVPAGFQVKVISTGLGNARMLQVMPDGSIYLTRRSSGDVLLLKDQNGDGMIDSTERKQVAQNLSQAHGIAEKDGKLYIAADTTIWVASILSDGTLTIPRVFASDFPDGGQHSARTLHWGSDGYLYASIGSPNNDTPVPNPESATLVKISPDGKSREVFARGLRHTIGFGWHPQTGILWGFDQGSDWHGDNIPPEELNRLERGKNYGWPFCYGDRIPDPYVNVGNIPGKITKEEYCKATEASTLNYTAHAAAINMIFYTGTQFPAEFKNDAFVAFRGSWNRNEPSGYELARVHFDAMGVPVSITPFMTGFVFKDGDVWKQFARLAGVAQYTDGSLLVTDDQSGVLLQISYTGGVQ, via the coding sequence ATGCACAAAACATTGACCACCCTGGCGGTGCTGCTTTCTGCTGCCTTTGCACAACAACAGGACCCCCCCACCCCCCGTCCCATTCCCCCCGGAGAGCCACCGGCCACCGTGACCGCCACCCGCAATGAGCCCACCCCGCTGGAATTCACCAGCGACCAGCTGAAAAAAGTGCAGGTGCCTGCCGGATTTCAGGTGAAGGTGATCTCCACCGGACTGGGCAACGCCCGCATGCTGCAGGTCATGCCAGACGGCTCCATTTATCTCACCCGCCGTTCTTCTGGCGATGTGCTGCTCCTCAAAGACCAGAACGGGGACGGCATGATCGACAGCACCGAGCGCAAACAGGTGGCCCAGAACCTGAGCCAGGCGCACGGCATTGCCGAGAAAGACGGCAAACTCTACATCGCTGCAGACACCACCATCTGGGTGGCCAGCATCCTGTCAGATGGGACTTTAACCATCCCCAGGGTGTTTGCTTCAGATTTTCCGGATGGAGGGCAGCACTCTGCACGCACCCTGCACTGGGGCAGCGATGGGTACCTGTATGCTTCCATCGGCAGTCCCAACAACGACACCCCGGTGCCCAACCCGGAATCCGCCACCCTGGTGAAAATCAGCCCGGATGGCAAATCCAGGGAGGTGTTTGCCCGTGGCCTGAGGCACACCATTGGTTTTGGCTGGCACCCCCAGACGGGCATCCTGTGGGGCTTCGATCAGGGGTCAGACTGGCACGGAGACAACATCCCTCCCGAAGAACTGAACCGTCTGGAACGGGGCAAGAATTACGGCTGGCCGTTCTGTTACGGTGACAGAATTCCTGACCCTTACGTCAATGTGGGCAACATTCCCGGCAAGATCACCAAAGAGGAGTACTGCAAGGCCACCGAGGCCAGCACCCTCAATTACACTGCCCACGCAGCCGCCATCAACATGATCTTCTACACCGGAACCCAGTTTCCTGCAGAATTCAAAAACGACGCTTTTGTGGCTTTCCGGGGATCCTGGAACCGCAACGAACCCTCGGGTTACGAACTGGCCCGCGTGCATTTTGATGCCATGGGTGTCCCTGTTTCCATCACCCCTTTCATGACCGGCTTTGTGTTCAAAGATGGTGATGTCTGGAAGCAATTTGCCCGTCTGGCGGGTGTGGCCCAGTACACCGATGGTTCCCTGCTGGTCACCGATGACCAGAGCGGCGTGCTGCTGCAAATCAGTTACACCGGAGGTGTCCAGTGA
- a CDS encoding DMT family transporter, whose product MDRTGILSAIGAALAFSSLSVVGKLAPEAHLNPNTLLFWRFALASLVLLLISRKTLLPAHFPALFRWPAFVLGLIYTAQTTLYFLALGHLSAGTTSLVLYLTPALVLGLQAWAGLKPSRLQMAAVGCALLGVTVLAGNLSAQDTSVQGWLLVLASAVCYALYLFLGGRWLAASPALPATAISTFGTACGLGLLGLVTQQLHVPTGTTSWTLIGLIMLFPTVLALPAVFFATAKLGSGSTALLLTLEPVFVLLLGTFLLHEPVGLAQMLGGLLILLGAGMASWTGQQKAGGQVPRAESRPQP is encoded by the coding sequence ATGGACCGCACAGGAATCCTCAGCGCCATTGGAGCAGCACTGGCTTTTTCTTCCCTCTCGGTGGTGGGGAAATTGGCCCCGGAAGCCCATCTGAACCCCAATACCTTGCTGTTCTGGCGGTTTGCGCTGGCCAGTCTTGTTTTGCTGTTGATCTCCAGAAAGACGCTGCTTCCAGCACATTTTCCAGCCCTGTTTCGCTGGCCTGCTTTTGTCCTGGGGTTGATTTACACAGCACAGACCACCCTGTACTTCCTGGCCCTGGGACACCTGTCTGCAGGGACCACCTCACTGGTGCTGTACCTCACGCCTGCCCTGGTGCTGGGGTTGCAAGCCTGGGCTGGATTAAAGCCGTCCCGCTTGCAAATGGCTGCCGTGGGTTGTGCGCTGCTGGGGGTGACGGTGCTGGCTGGAAACCTCAGCGCACAGGACACCAGTGTGCAGGGCTGGCTTCTGGTGCTGGCTTCTGCCGTCTGTTACGCCCTGTACCTGTTTCTGGGAGGGCGCTGGCTGGCTGCAAGCCCGGCCCTTCCTGCCACAGCCATCAGCACCTTTGGGACCGCCTGTGGTCTTGGGCTGCTGGGGCTGGTCACACAGCAACTTCACGTTCCCACAGGCACCACCTCCTGGACCCTGATTGGCCTCATCATGCTGTTCCCCACCGTGCTGGCCCTGCCAGCCGTCTTTTTTGCCACTGCAAAACTGGGGTCAGGCAGCACGGCCCTGCTGCTCACGCTGGAACCCGTTTTTGTGTTGCTGCTGGGCACTTTTCTGCTGCATGAACCTGTGGGGCTGGCCCAGATGCTGGGAGGCCTGTTGATTCTGCTGGGAGCAGGGATGGCAAGCTGGACAGGCCAACAGAAAGCCGGGGGTCAGGTGCCCAGGGCCGAAAGCAGACCTCAGCCCTGA
- a CDS encoding cyclase family protein, translating into MTEQTLNTQRRIQFDFEVDFSNGGGIQGQDFRLDLHTEDLSDEALADFIVKDLRLLMVREVRILNRKIIFEQHKRSAPAVPSDHATSKRYIDLSHTIVEGMVTLKGFPAPIICDFISREMAKSLYAEGTTFQMDRLEMVGNTGTYLDSPFHRYENGRDLSELELSELADLPAVVVRVTGTTGRAISKGAFQATDVKGKAVLVHTGWAQHWGTDPYFEGHPFLTEDAALYLKAQGAVLVGIDSLNIDDTSGGTRPVHSTLLGADILIVEHLRGLEQLPTSGFQFSAIPVKVKRMGTFPVRAFATLQE; encoded by the coding sequence ATGACCGAGCAGACCCTGAACACACAGCGGCGCATCCAGTTTGACTTCGAGGTGGATTTCTCCAACGGAGGCGGCATCCAGGGCCAGGACTTCCGGCTGGATTTGCACACAGAAGACCTTTCAGATGAAGCCCTCGCCGATTTCATTGTGAAAGACCTGCGTCTTTTGATGGTCCGTGAAGTGCGCATTCTGAATCGCAAAATCATCTTTGAGCAGCACAAAAGAAGTGCGCCTGCTGTCCCGTCAGACCACGCAACTTCAAAACGTTACATCGACCTGAGCCACACCATTGTGGAAGGGATGGTCACCCTCAAGGGTTTCCCGGCCCCCATCATCTGCGATTTCATCAGCAGGGAAATGGCAAAGTCCCTCTATGCCGAGGGCACCACTTTCCAGATGGACCGCCTGGAAATGGTGGGCAACACCGGAACCTACCTGGACAGCCCTTTTCACCGTTATGAAAATGGCCGGGATCTTTCAGAACTCGAACTTTCAGAACTGGCAGATTTGCCAGCCGTGGTGGTGCGCGTCACGGGAACCACCGGACGGGCCATCAGTAAGGGGGCTTTTCAGGCCACAGATGTGAAAGGCAAAGCCGTGCTGGTGCACACCGGATGGGCACAGCACTGGGGCACCGACCCGTACTTCGAAGGCCACCCCTTCCTGACCGAAGACGCTGCCCTGTACCTCAAAGCGCAGGGGGCCGTGCTGGTGGGCATTGATTCCCTCAACATCGACGACACCAGCGGAGGCACCCGACCTGTACACTCCACCTTGCTGGGTGCGGACATCCTGATTGTGGAACACCTGCGTGGTCTGGAACAGCTTCCCACCTCTGGATTCCAGTTCAGTGCCATTCCCGTCAAGGTCAAGAGGATGGGCACCTTCCCGGTGCGGGCCTTCGCTACCCTGCAGGAGTGA